In Tachysurus fulvidraco isolate hzauxx_2018 chromosome 1, HZAU_PFXX_2.0, whole genome shotgun sequence, a single window of DNA contains:
- the LOC125141214 gene encoding hemicentin-1-like, with translation MPVLISLIPVVQAQIKPTVRVNPQSSVYTGDTVTLSCELQQGTGWEFQWYKNNQWLRNSYSLKVTVDNAGETEHKCAAYRINYNNNYYYTEFSDPVKITVRVKPKLTVRVNPQSSVYTGDTVTLRCDLQQGTGWKFYWYKSNQLLQNLNSEQVNTLKVTVDNAGETEYRCWAHRINYNYYYMTQFSEPVEITVRVRPKPVASMNPDNQVFSGDTVTLRCDIQDESVSSWQYSWYKDTSHSPVSSEQVYSISGVEVTHTGTYTCRGTERGGSRSSHSSDVITLTVSERPQAVLSVSPHSWLTEGDSVTLSCEFTDSSTDWTFSWYTVVPYRDGLTGINNNRGYIVYVELLSDSSRGSGGKCTLSPAALNHTGVYMCRGERGEPAFYTQYSNLQPLWITGKSPPVSLIINPSRTQHFTNDSLSLSCEDQSKSTGWTVRRYTHSERVLDCSHWGSVTGSTCNISFLSTSYTGVYWCVSESGENSNPVNITVHDGDVILESPVHPVTEGHPLTLRCLYHNPNPSNLRADFYKDGSVLQNQTTGEMIIQTVSKSDEGFYHCEHPERGESLKSWVSVRPSVPSGVEAPFSVLMLICSVVTASPYLLVTIILLLICYRARGHTDEDRIKNAVIE, from the exons TGCTGATTTCACTCATACCAGTGGTCCAGGCTCAAA taaaaccgactgtgagagtgaatcctcagagctccgtctacactggagacaccgtcactctgagctgtgagcTGCAGCAGGGGACTGGATGGGAGTTTCAAtggtacaaaaataatcagtggCTACGGAACAGTTACTCACTTAAAGTGACAGTCGataatgcaggagaaacagagcACAAGTGTGCAGCATACAGGataaactacaacaacaactactactacacaGAGTTCAGTGATCCTGTCAAGATTACAGTGAGAg TAAAACCCAAACtgactgtgagagtgaatcctcagagctccgtctacactggagacaccgtcactctgagaTGTGACCTGCAGCAGGGGACTGGATGGAAGTTTTACTGGTACAAAAGTAATCAGCTGTTACAGAATCTGAACAGTGAACAAGTGAACACACTTAAAGTGACAGTCGataatgcaggagaaacagagtacCGGTGTTGGGCACACAGGATAAACTACAACTACTATTACATGACACAATTCAGTGAACCTGTCGAGATAACAGTGAGAG TGAGACCTAAACCAGTGGCATCCATGAATCCCGATAATCAGGTGTTCAGtggagacaccgtcactctgagaTGTGACATACAGGATGAAAGTGTCTCTAGCTGGCAGTACAGCTGGTATAAAGATACTtcacacagtcctgtcagtagtgaacaggtgtacagtatcagtggtgttgaagtgacccacacaggtacatacacctgtagaggaacagagagaggaggctCACGCTCCTCACACTCCAGTGATGttattacactgactgtatcag agagaccacaggcagtactgagtgtatctccacacagctggctgactgaaggagactcagtgactctaagctgtgagTTTACAGACTCCTCTACAGACTGGACATTCAGCTGGTACACAGTTGTTCCCTACAGAGACGGATTAactggaataaataataatcgtggctatattgtgtatgtggagctcctctcagacagcagcagaggatctgGAGGCAAATGCACTCTCAGTCCTGCTGCTCTTAATCACACAGGAGTTTACatgtgcagaggagagagaggagaaccagccttttacacacagtacagcaatctacagccactatggatcactg GTAAATCTCCTCCAGTCTCTCTGATCATCAATCccagcagaactcaacactttactaatgactctctctcactgagctgtgaggaccagagtaagtctactggatggacagtgagacgatacacacacagtgagagagtgttagattgttcacactggggatcagttacaggatctacatgtaacatcagcttcctctccacatcctacactggagtttactggtgtgtgtctgaatctggagaaaacagtaatcctgtcaacatcacagtgcatg atggtgatgtgatcctggagagtcctgtccatcctgtgactgagggacatCCTCTGACTCTACGCTGTTTATATCACAACCCAAATCCCTCAAACCTCCGAGctgatttctataaagatggatcagttctccagaaccagactacaggagagatgatcatccaaactgtctcaaagtcagatgaaggtttctaccactgtgaacacccagagagaggagagtcactgaaaagctgggtctcagtcagac cttCAGTTCCTTCAGGTGTAGAAGCTCCATTCTCAGTGCTCATGCTGATCTGTAGTGTGGTGACGGCCTCTCCGTATCTGCTGGTGACCATCATTCTGCTGCTCATATGTTACAGAGCTCGAG GTCACACTGATGAAGACAGGATTAAGAATGCAGTTATAGAGTGA